A genomic segment from Alistipes senegalensis JC50 encodes:
- a CDS encoding glycoside hydrolase family 99-like domain-containing protein: MKKALFKFSYVMFLTLFIGITGAEAKKDQKQSPVYRLPDDLQTLVGDPSLLRKPEGLEVAAYVFPNYHASALHNKLYSPGWTEYNLIRSARPWFEGHQQPRTPLLGELDESLPSTWEVYNKLCKNSGIDVLIWDWYWYDGKPCLHEALEEGFLEAKNTNDVKFACMWTNHPWYILYPTKQTDGSNAYPPSFDAPDFSYEEAFRSLSYIVTRYFNQPNYWKIDGKPVICIWDARRLEQKLGLEGVQKLFTELRGLAVKLGHAGIHFHITGFTSGHNKEAGYDTSGSYNPLDWIAGRYQSKEIELPDYGVAAADVAFKVWDEGYETHQVPYVPAVGAGWDSTPRYIAPANRPATPDRTKWPGCTIFVNESPAAFKAFVQASFAYLNRHPDVPRFVTIACFNEWSEGHYLLPDNRFGYGMLNALGEAVGLQKLNQRRGK; this comes from the coding sequence ATGAAAAAAGCACTGTTCAAATTCAGTTACGTGATGTTTCTGACACTATTCATCGGCATCACCGGAGCTGAAGCAAAAAAAGATCAGAAACAGTCCCCGGTCTACCGTCTTCCCGACGACTTGCAGACGCTGGTCGGAGACCCGTCATTGCTCCGAAAGCCCGAAGGACTCGAAGTGGCCGCCTATGTATTCCCGAACTATCACGCCTCGGCCCTCCACAACAAGCTCTATTCCCCCGGATGGACCGAATATAACCTCATCCGAAGTGCACGTCCCTGGTTCGAAGGCCATCAACAGCCCCGGACGCCGTTGCTGGGAGAACTGGACGAAAGCCTGCCTTCGACCTGGGAGGTCTACAACAAACTCTGCAAAAACAGCGGCATCGACGTACTGATCTGGGACTGGTATTGGTACGACGGCAAGCCCTGCCTCCACGAGGCGCTCGAAGAAGGGTTCCTCGAAGCGAAGAACACCAACGATGTGAAATTCGCCTGCATGTGGACAAACCATCCCTGGTATATCCTCTATCCCACGAAGCAGACTGACGGAAGCAACGCCTATCCGCCCAGTTTCGATGCCCCGGACTTTTCCTATGAGGAGGCTTTCCGAAGCCTTTCCTACATCGTCACCCGTTATTTCAACCAACCGAACTACTGGAAAATCGACGGAAAACCCGTCATCTGCATCTGGGATGCCCGGCGGCTGGAGCAGAAACTCGGACTGGAAGGGGTTCAGAAACTCTTCACCGAGTTGCGCGGACTGGCCGTAAAACTGGGACATGCGGGCATCCATTTCCATATCACGGGATTCACCTCCGGACACAACAAAGAGGCCGGATACGACACCTCCGGATCATACAATCCGCTGGACTGGATCGCAGGCCGCTATCAATCCAAAGAGATCGAATTGCCCGACTACGGCGTTGCGGCGGCCGATGTGGCGTTCAAAGTCTGGGATGAAGGTTACGAGACGCATCAGGTTCCCTACGTCCCGGCAGTCGGAGCCGGATGGGACTCCACGCCCCGCTACATCGCACCCGCCAACCGTCCCGCGACACCCGACCGCACGAAATGGCCCGGATGCACGATATTCGTCAACGAAAGTCCCGCGGCTTTCAAAGCGTTCGTACAAGCGTCGTTCGCTTATCTGAACCGGCATCCCGACGTGCCGCGCTTCGTAACCATCGCATGCTTCAACGAATGGAGCGAAGGACACTACCTGCTTCCCGACAACCGCTTCGGATACGGTATGCTTAATGCTCTGGGTGAAGCTGTCGGATTGCAAAAACTGAATCAAAGAAGAGGAAAATAG
- a CDS encoding RagB/SusD family nutrient uptake outer membrane protein, whose translation MKKIYAILLSMGVLSAVSSCDYLDVVPDNIATIEIAFNNRSTALNYLSTLYWYIPETGKIGSDPGMDVGDEIWYYGDRSTDFTNTTTFWIAMGRQNTGNPLLDFWNGSNYGKPLFKGLRNCNIFLENISAVKNMTEQEKSQWAAEAKVIKAYLHFYLMRLYGPIPMMKENIPVTADEDEVRVTRDKIDDIFDYCVGLIDECYEALPLRIENPTADMGRLTRPAALAIKAKMLAYAASPFYNGNTAYAGFLNADGEPYFSQTKDIAKWELAAEACREAISCAEEAGHELYEYHNTSSYNLSDEMQLELTNRCKITERWTQELLFAVGGNGIRDLQVLSQPWLEANYSADDRYGNAKNGTVAPTLAVAETFYTKNGVPINEDKEWDYSARYETRQATEAEKYYIQPNYTTAKLHFDREPRFYATLGFDGSSWYGIGKLDDNDMWYIQSKAKQTSGKKSNRNYSVTGYFAKKLVNYRNAMVPASIVIREYPFPIIRLADLYLLCAECLNEASQDKGTPPEDCYYYLDKVRKRAGFPDGVRNDWLKHSTNPTKPESYEGFRDIVRQERMIELALEGQRFWDLRRWDIAVEYLNKPMLGWDIEQDKTEDYNKLRTYYIRNYSYRDNLWPLKDYDLIVNPKLEQNPGW comes from the coding sequence ATGAAAAAAATATATGCGATTTTGCTGAGCATGGGCGTTCTGTCGGCCGTGTCATCATGTGACTATCTGGACGTAGTGCCTGATAACATCGCCACGATCGAGATCGCTTTCAATAACCGGTCCACGGCGCTCAACTACTTGAGCACACTCTATTGGTATATCCCCGAAACGGGCAAGATCGGTTCGGACCCCGGTATGGATGTCGGCGATGAAATCTGGTACTATGGCGACCGTTCGACAGATTTCACGAACACTACCACTTTCTGGATCGCGATGGGTCGTCAGAATACGGGCAATCCGTTGCTTGACTTTTGGAACGGATCGAATTATGGCAAACCGCTTTTCAAAGGACTGCGGAATTGCAATATTTTCCTCGAAAACATCTCGGCGGTAAAAAATATGACCGAGCAGGAAAAAAGCCAGTGGGCCGCCGAAGCGAAAGTCATCAAGGCCTATCTGCACTTCTACCTTATGCGGCTTTATGGTCCAATTCCGATGATGAAAGAAAATATTCCCGTAACAGCCGATGAAGACGAGGTGCGTGTCACGCGGGACAAGATTGATGACATCTTCGACTATTGTGTCGGCCTGATCGACGAATGCTATGAGGCGCTTCCGTTGCGCATCGAGAATCCTACGGCCGACATGGGCCGTCTCACGCGGCCGGCAGCGCTCGCTATTAAAGCGAAGATGTTGGCCTATGCCGCCAGTCCGTTCTACAATGGCAACACGGCTTACGCCGGTTTTCTGAATGCCGACGGCGAGCCCTATTTTTCCCAGACCAAGGACATCGCCAAATGGGAATTGGCAGCAGAGGCGTGCCGTGAGGCAATCTCTTGCGCCGAAGAGGCCGGGCATGAACTCTACGAATATCATAACACCTCGTCGTATAATTTGAGCGACGAAATGCAACTCGAACTGACCAACCGTTGTAAAATCACCGAACGCTGGACCCAGGAGCTGCTTTTCGCAGTAGGCGGAAACGGCATCCGGGACCTTCAGGTCCTGAGTCAGCCCTGGCTCGAAGCCAACTATTCGGCCGATGACCGTTACGGAAATGCCAAGAACGGCACGGTAGCTCCCACGCTGGCCGTCGCCGAGACATTCTACACGAAAAACGGCGTACCCATCAATGAAGACAAGGAATGGGATTATTCCGCGCGTTATGAGACACGCCAAGCTACCGAAGCCGAAAAATACTACATTCAGCCCAACTACACCACCGCCAAACTCCATTTCGATCGTGAACCGCGTTTCTATGCGACATTGGGATTCGACGGTTCGAGCTGGTACGGCATCGGCAAACTGGACGACAACGATATGTGGTACATTCAGTCCAAAGCCAAGCAAACGTCAGGAAAAAAGAGCAACCGCAATTATTCTGTGACAGGATATTTTGCCAAGAAATTAGTCAATTACCGCAATGCGATGGTTCCGGCAAGCATCGTCATCCGGGAGTATCCCTTTCCGATCATTCGCTTGGCAGACCTCTATTTGCTTTGTGCCGAGTGTCTGAACGAAGCGTCGCAAGACAAGGGAACTCCGCCCGAAGATTGCTATTACTATTTGGACAAGGTGCGCAAGCGCGCTGGATTCCCCGATGGCGTGCGGAACGATTGGCTCAAACATTCAACCAATCCCACCAAACCCGAAAGCTACGAAGGCTTCCGCGATATAGTGCGCCAGGAGCGCATGATCGAGCTGGCACTCGAAGGGCAGCGCTTTTGGGACCTGCGGCGCTGGGACATTGCCGTGGAATATCTCAATAAGCCGATGCTCGGCTGGGACATAGAGCAGGACAAGACGGAAGATTACAACAAACTCCGAACCTACTACATCCGCAACTATTCCTACCGCGACAATCTTTGGCCGTTGAAAGACTACGATTTAATCGTTAATCCGAAACTCGAACAAAATCCAGGCTGGTAA
- a CDS encoding L-fucose/L-arabinose isomerase family protein, translated as MEHTTTRARIGLFATGLDTYWNQFEGLRDHLNAYRAEIVAGIERTGNVEVVDGGMVDSPEKALAAASLLARREVDLVFLYVATYCLSSTILPVAQRIGCPVIVLNLQPSAAIDYRKINALGDRGRMTGMWLENCQACSVPEIANVFNRAGLRYDIVTGYLKDASAWEQIGEWVAAAKVYRGMRENRLGILGHYYGGMLDVYTDITRQSAVFGTHLEMLEMCELKRFREQLTEDDVNAKLGEFRSNFEVSPECEDSELRRAAATSAALDRMVENHRLGAMAYYYEGEGAYEDIATSVIAGNTLLTGRGIPVAGECEVKNAQAMKILSLLGAGGSFSEFYAMDFNDDIVMLGHDGPAHFEISEGRVGLVPLPVYHGKPGKGLSIQMSVKQGPVTLLSVCEDGKGVYLLAAEGEAVEGPTLQIGNTNSRYRFGCGARKFMDAWCKAGPSHHCAIGVGHLLGPLKKTAFLFGIPIFVVE; from the coding sequence ATGGAACACACAACGACACGGGCCCGTATCGGGCTCTTTGCTACGGGACTCGATACGTATTGGAACCAGTTCGAAGGTCTTCGCGACCATCTGAACGCTTACAGGGCGGAGATCGTTGCCGGGATCGAAAGAACGGGCAACGTCGAGGTCGTCGATGGGGGCATGGTGGATTCGCCCGAAAAGGCGCTCGCGGCAGCGTCTCTGCTGGCCCGGCGGGAGGTGGATCTCGTATTTTTGTATGTCGCCACTTATTGTCTCTCCTCGACGATTCTGCCCGTGGCCCAGCGCATCGGATGCCCCGTCATCGTGTTGAACTTGCAGCCTTCGGCCGCCATCGACTACCGGAAGATCAATGCACTCGGCGACCGGGGACGGATGACCGGAATGTGGTTGGAGAACTGTCAGGCTTGCTCCGTTCCGGAGATCGCCAACGTGTTCAACCGGGCCGGGTTGCGTTATGACATCGTCACCGGTTACCTGAAAGACGCTTCGGCCTGGGAACAGATCGGGGAGTGGGTGGCCGCGGCGAAAGTTTACCGGGGCATGCGTGAGAACCGGCTGGGTATTCTGGGCCATTATTACGGGGGCATGCTCGACGTTTATACCGACATCACGCGCCAGTCCGCTGTCTTCGGGACGCATTTGGAGATGTTGGAGATGTGTGAGTTGAAACGTTTCCGGGAGCAGTTGACCGAGGATGATGTGAATGCCAAGCTCGGGGAATTCCGCTCGAACTTCGAGGTGAGTCCGGAATGCGAAGATTCGGAACTTCGGCGAGCGGCGGCGACATCGGCGGCATTGGACCGGATGGTCGAAAACCACCGGCTCGGGGCAATGGCTTATTATTACGAGGGCGAAGGTGCGTATGAAGATATTGCGACTTCCGTAATCGCCGGGAATACGTTGCTTACGGGGCGCGGCATCCCCGTTGCCGGCGAGTGCGAGGTGAAAAATGCCCAGGCGATGAAGATTCTGTCGTTGTTGGGTGCTGGAGGATCGTTCTCGGAGTTCTATGCAATGGATTTCAACGATGATATCGTGATGTTGGGACATGACGGACCGGCCCATTTCGAGATTTCCGAAGGCCGCGTCGGCCTTGTGCCGTTGCCGGTCTATCACGGCAAGCCCGGAAAGGGTCTTTCGATTCAGATGTCGGTGAAACAAGGGCCGGTGACGTTGCTTTCGGTCTGCGAGGACGGAAAGGGTGTTTACCTGTTGGCTGCCGAAGGCGAAGCGGTCGAGGGTCCGACCTTACAGATCGGCAATACCAACAGCCGTTATCGCTTCGGATGCGGAGCCCGGAAATTCATGGATGCCTGGTGCAAAGCAGGTCCTTCTCATCATTGCGCCATCGGGGTCGGACATCTGCTCGGGCCGTTGAAGAAAACGGCCTTCCTGTTCGGAATCCCGATCTTTGTCGTAGAATAA
- a CDS encoding glycoside hydrolase family 99-like domain-containing protein, protein MNTLKQFCARLFCAASLSLYAATALSAQPQEHQQSLPRDLEAIVGDPSLLRKPEGLTVACYTFPNYHASALHNKLYSPGWTEYNLIRSARPWFEGHQQPRTPLLGELDESLPSTWEVYNKLCKNSGIDVLIWDWYWYDGKPCLHEALEEGFLEAKNTNDVKFACMWTNHPWYILYPTKQTDGSNAYPPSFDAPDFSYEEAFRSLAYIVSRYCHLENYWRIDGKPVICIWDPNRLEQRLGLSETKRLFQELEAYARTLGHKGLHYHSSGFYTPNSKEVGYSTAGSYNPFTWVADHYQPQEVELPDYGVVAADVATKLWPEHYGRFEIPYLPSLSPGWDSTPRYIEPSNGRSASPERRKWPSCVILENENPAAFKALVQASFAYLNQRPDVPRIITIACFNEWSEGHYLLPDNRFGYGMLEALAEALGKEGNQNRIGRQTNR, encoded by the coding sequence ATGAATACATTGAAACAATTCTGTGCAAGACTGTTCTGTGCAGCCAGCCTGTCGCTCTACGCCGCGACCGCTCTGTCGGCTCAACCGCAGGAGCATCAGCAATCGCTGCCCCGGGACCTCGAAGCCATTGTCGGAGACCCGTCATTGCTCCGGAAACCCGAAGGTTTGACCGTAGCCTGCTACACATTTCCTAATTATCATGCTTCGGCCCTCCACAACAAGCTCTATTCCCCCGGATGGACCGAATACAACCTCATCCGAAGTGCACGTCCCTGGTTCGAAGGCCATCAACAGCCCCGGACACCTCTGCTGGGAGAATTGGATGAAAGCCTGCCTTCGACCTGGGAGGTCTACAACAAACTCTGTAAAAACAGCGGCATCGACGTACTGATCTGGGACTGGTATTGGTACGACGGCAAGCCCTGCCTCCACGAGGCGCTCGAAGAAGGATTCCTCGAAGCGAAGAACACCAACGACGTGAAATTCGCCTGCATGTGGACCAATCATCCCTGGTATATCCTCTATCCCACGAAGCAGACCGACGGAAGCAACGCCTATCCGCCCAGTTTCGATGCCCCGGATTTTTCCTATGAGGAGGCTTTCCGAAGTCTGGCATACATCGTTTCACGCTATTGCCATTTGGAAAACTATTGGCGTATCGACGGAAAACCCGTCATCTGTATCTGGGACCCCAACCGGCTCGAACAACGGCTCGGACTCTCTGAAACCAAACGGCTCTTCCAGGAACTCGAAGCCTATGCCCGCACATTGGGACACAAGGGATTGCATTATCACTCGTCCGGTTTCTACACTCCGAATTCCAAGGAGGTGGGTTACAGTACGGCAGGGTCGTACAATCCGTTCACCTGGGTGGCCGATCATTACCAGCCGCAGGAGGTCGAACTTCCCGATTACGGTGTAGTCGCCGCCGACGTAGCCACGAAACTCTGGCCCGAACACTATGGCCGTTTCGAAATCCCCTATCTTCCGTCGCTCTCTCCCGGTTGGGATTCGACACCTCGCTACATAGAGCCGTCCAACGGACGTTCGGCCAGCCCCGAACGTCGTAAATGGCCGTCATGCGTCATTCTCGAAAACGAAAATCCGGCGGCTTTCAAGGCTCTCGTACAAGCGTCGTTCGCCTATCTCAATCAGCGTCCCGACGTGCCGCGCATCATCACCATCGCATGCTTCAATGAATGGAGCGAAGGACACTACCTGCTTCCCGACAATCGGTTCGGATACGGAATGCTCGAAGCTCTGGCCGAAGCCTTGGGAAAGGAGGGTAACCAGAACCGCATCGGTCGTCAAACCAATCGGTAG
- a CDS encoding DUF5000 domain-containing lipoprotein, translating into MKTTKHILIAVIGVIAAVSTACEEDNALHPWGENTLVGDLGAVTVLTTEGTPGGAVITYRLPESKDLLYVKALYTVGESTPMEVRTSRYDHSVTLQGFGDTQPREVTLLCVDKMENEGPAVTTSVTPLTPPITSVYNSLNIGTTFGGIYIDYINADKGNIAIHVQTLDEENNPYEPTVHYTSSDRGRIFVRGFKAEARTFDIYITDRWGNRSQTLSESHTPYPESLLDKSKFAEFKLDNDIACNAWGGSLSYAWNDDFTPPLFVHSPGGDTFPMSFTFDMGQTAKLSRYKFYHLFREDYAYQRGNLKRWEVWGRTDTPPTDGTWEGWTKLLDCESFKPSGLPVGEISGDDWEYLQQGEDFEFPPTAPEVRYIRFKVLETWGGDDFIHFQEFTFWGNPAEEIRTGETDETH; encoded by the coding sequence ATGAAAACTACGAAACATATATTGATAGCCGTGATTGGCGTCATAGCGGCGGTCTCGACTGCCTGTGAGGAAGACAATGCGCTCCATCCATGGGGTGAGAACACACTCGTGGGCGACCTGGGAGCGGTGACAGTGCTCACGACCGAAGGAACGCCAGGCGGTGCGGTGATAACTTACCGCCTGCCTGAAAGCAAAGACCTGCTTTATGTAAAGGCCCTTTATACGGTGGGTGAAAGCACCCCGATGGAGGTTCGCACCTCACGTTACGATCATTCGGTAACATTGCAGGGTTTCGGTGATACGCAGCCGCGTGAGGTTACGCTTCTCTGTGTGGACAAAATGGAAAATGAAGGTCCTGCCGTGACGACCTCCGTGACGCCGCTTACGCCGCCGATCACCTCGGTCTACAACAGTTTGAATATCGGTACGACTTTCGGCGGAATCTACATCGACTATATCAATGCCGACAAAGGCAATATCGCCATCCATGTACAAACTCTTGACGAGGAAAACAACCCTTATGAACCCACCGTACATTACACCAGTTCGGATCGTGGCCGTATCTTCGTCCGCGGCTTCAAGGCCGAGGCCCGTACATTTGACATTTACATTACGGACCGTTGGGGGAACCGCTCTCAAACGCTCAGTGAAAGCCATACGCCCTATCCGGAGAGTCTGCTCGACAAGTCGAAATTCGCTGAATTCAAATTGGACAACGATATCGCTTGCAACGCTTGGGGCGGAAGTTTGTCCTATGCATGGAACGACGACTTTACACCGCCGCTTTTCGTGCACAGCCCCGGCGGCGATACTTTCCCTATGAGTTTTACTTTCGACATGGGGCAAACGGCCAAACTGAGCCGTTACAAGTTCTATCACCTTTTCCGAGAGGATTATGCTTACCAACGCGGCAACCTCAAACGCTGGGAGGTATGGGGCCGCACCGACACACCGCCGACCGATGGTACTTGGGAGGGCTGGACCAAATTGTTGGATTGTGAGTCGTTCAAGCCCTCGGGACTCCCCGTAGGCGAGATCTCGGGCGATGACTGGGAGTATCTGCAACAGGGCGAGGATTTCGAGTTTCCGCCTACGGCGCCCGAAGTGCGATACATTCGCTTCAAGGTGCTGGAAACCTGGGGCGGCGACGATTTCATCCACTTCCAGGAGTTCACTTTCTGGGGCAATCCCGCAGAAGAGATCCGTACCGGCGAAACCGATGAAACACATTAA
- a CDS encoding SusC/RagA family TonB-linked outer membrane protein, with product MLKNPFSVIGIIILLSTGTVCIPLWGYAAANGSSQTSAQTKTSTIKGRVIDAEGMPLVGAVIQVQGKAGGVIASSNGVFEIEAAPEDVLVASFLGMENASVTVGAQLEITIVMQQKSSTLENVTIVAFSRQKKESVVGSITTVKPSELKVASSNLTTAFAGRVPGMMSYRSSGEPGRDNAEFFIRGVTTFGYRKSPLMLVDGMEISADDLARLQTDDIESFSIMKDAIATSLYGARGANGVILITTKEGREGPARVSVRIENTWSMPTRMIDIADPITYMRLNNEAVSTRNPLGILPYSEAKIAATMNPNRNPYVYPAVDWIEEMFKPAAMNQRVNFNISGGGKVARYYLAATFNQDNGLMRNEGMNNFNTNIDLKKYNVRTNFNVNVTKTTEVAFKFQGNFDDYRGPIEAGNILFDYAVHASPVDYPKIFAPDEGHRSMSHPLYGNTDGANHINPYALMSRGYKDYSRTLVLAQVDINQDLKFITEGLRVRGLLSTTRYSYFDSARSYKPFYYKIGYYNPELDVYNLTALNAESGSEYLDYSGGKDINSKTYLEAAVEYARTFGRHEVTGLLVYQNTQQVIGNPSSVLESLPFRNQGLSGRFTYTFDKRYGVELNFGYNGSERFARHERYGFFPAAGVTWNISSEPFWRGGVAKVIDKLRLKATYGLVGNDAISSNRFFYLSDVNMNDTGKNVWYGTDFNVIRPGITVRRYSNNDITWEIARKLNLGFEMRLFDKVELQVDYFTENRSNILLERTNLPSSMGLEASVEANVGRAKSHGVEGALTYQHSFSEDFWLSANANFTYATSEFLVADEPDYAASGLPWRSRIGYSLNQQWGYIAERLFIDETDIANSPIQTFGPYMPGDIKYKDINRDGKIDESDLVPIGYPTEAEINYGFGATLGYKGFDFSFFFNGLGRKTFFIDAQQMAPFNNPPVTAAGVGGYTRKTALFKEFADSHWSESNPDIYAVWPRLSTDAYDNSNNYQQSTWWMRNGSFLRLKLIELGYTLPHSLTRKIRIEDLRIYVSGEDLFAGSNFKMWDVEMGGMGIGYPIQKKFNIGLQVKF from the coding sequence ATGTTAAAAAATCCTTTTTCGGTCATAGGAATCATAATCCTATTATCGACCGGAACAGTCTGCATACCCCTTTGGGGATATGCGGCCGCAAACGGCAGCTCACAAACATCTGCGCAAACCAAAACCTCAACCATCAAAGGACGGGTCATCGACGCGGAGGGGATGCCTCTCGTCGGAGCCGTCATCCAAGTGCAAGGCAAGGCTGGCGGTGTCATTGCGAGTTCCAACGGTGTTTTCGAGATCGAAGCGGCGCCGGAAGATGTGCTGGTAGCCTCGTTTCTCGGTATGGAGAATGCCTCGGTGACCGTCGGAGCGCAACTCGAAATCACCATCGTAATGCAACAGAAGTCCTCGACACTCGAAAATGTGACGATCGTCGCCTTTTCCCGACAAAAGAAGGAAAGCGTTGTGGGTTCGATCACAACGGTCAAACCTTCCGAATTGAAAGTGGCGAGCAGCAATCTCACTACCGCATTCGCCGGACGTGTTCCGGGCATGATGTCCTATCGGAGCAGCGGTGAACCCGGACGCGACAACGCTGAATTCTTCATCCGCGGTGTAACGACGTTCGGCTATCGGAAAAGTCCGCTGATGCTGGTCGATGGCATGGAGATCAGTGCGGACGATTTGGCCCGGCTTCAGACCGATGATATCGAGAGCTTTTCGATCATGAAAGACGCTATCGCCACGTCGCTCTACGGCGCGCGCGGTGCCAATGGCGTGATTCTGATCACGACGAAAGAGGGCCGCGAAGGCCCGGCAAGAGTCTCCGTACGTATTGAGAACACATGGTCTATGCCGACTCGGATGATTGATATCGCCGATCCCATTACCTATATGCGACTCAACAACGAAGCCGTCTCGACACGCAATCCCCTCGGCATCCTGCCCTATTCCGAAGCCAAAATCGCCGCGACGATGAATCCGAACCGCAATCCGTATGTCTATCCGGCAGTAGACTGGATCGAGGAAATGTTCAAACCCGCAGCCATGAACCAGCGCGTGAACTTCAACATCAGCGGCGGCGGTAAGGTGGCGCGCTATTATCTCGCGGCAACCTTCAATCAAGATAACGGACTGATGCGCAACGAGGGGATGAACAATTTCAACACCAACATCGACCTCAAAAAATACAACGTCCGAACCAACTTCAATGTCAACGTCACCAAAACTACCGAAGTAGCTTTCAAATTCCAAGGCAACTTCGACGATTACCGTGGTCCGATCGAAGCAGGCAATATCCTTTTCGATTACGCCGTGCACGCCTCTCCGGTCGATTACCCGAAAATCTTCGCTCCGGATGAAGGGCACCGCAGCATGAGCCATCCTCTTTACGGCAATACCGACGGTGCGAACCATATCAACCCCTATGCCCTCATGTCGCGCGGCTACAAGGATTATAGCCGTACACTGGTATTGGCACAGGTGGATATCAATCAGGACCTGAAATTCATTACCGAAGGTCTTCGCGTACGCGGACTGCTCAGTACGACGCGCTATTCTTACTTCGATTCGGCTCGCAGTTACAAACCGTTTTACTATAAGATAGGCTACTACAATCCCGAACTCGATGTCTACAACCTCACAGCGCTCAACGCCGAAAGCGGTAGCGAATATCTGGATTACAGCGGCGGCAAGGACATCAACTCGAAAACTTACCTCGAAGCGGCAGTGGAATATGCCCGGACTTTCGGCCGTCATGAGGTCACCGGACTGCTCGTCTATCAGAACACGCAGCAAGTGATCGGCAATCCCAGTTCGGTACTGGAATCACTGCCTTTCCGCAACCAAGGTCTCTCGGGACGTTTTACCTATACGTTTGACAAACGCTACGGCGTTGAACTCAACTTCGGATATAACGGTTCGGAGCGTTTCGCCCGTCACGAGCGTTACGGCTTCTTTCCTGCGGCCGGTGTAACGTGGAATATCTCCAGCGAGCCATTTTGGCGGGGGGGGGTAGCGAAGGTAATCGACAAACTCAGGCTTAAAGCGACTTACGGCCTGGTAGGCAATGACGCCATCTCAAGCAATCGCTTTTTCTATCTCTCGGATGTCAACATGAACGATACCGGCAAAAATGTCTGGTACGGTACCGATTTCAATGTGATACGGCCGGGAATTACAGTGCGTCGTTACTCTAATAACGACATTACATGGGAAATAGCACGCAAGCTCAATCTCGGTTTTGAGATGCGGCTTTTCGACAAGGTCGAATTGCAGGTGGATTACTTTACCGAGAATCGTTCGAACATTCTGCTGGAACGCACCAATCTGCCCAGTTCGATGGGCCTCGAAGCCTCCGTCGAGGCCAATGTGGGCCGTGCGAAATCACACGGAGTCGAGGGAGCGCTGACCTATCAACACTCTTTCTCGGAGGATTTCTGGCTATCGGCAAATGCCAATTTCACCTATGCCACAAGCGAATTTCTCGTGGCCGATGAGCCGGACTATGCGGCCTCGGGATTGCCTTGGCGGTCGCGTATAGGTTACAGCTTAAATCAGCAGTGGGGCTATATCGCCGAACGGCTGTTCATCGACGAAACCGACATAGCCAATTCGCCGATTCAAACTTTCGGACCTTACATGCCCGGCGATATCAAATACAAAGACATCAACCGCGACGGTAAGATCGACGAATCGGACCTGGTTCCGATCGGCTACCCGACAGAAGCCGAAATAAACTATGGTTTCGGAGCCACATTGGGATATAAAGGTTTCGATTTCTCGTTCTTTTTCAACGGGCTGGGCAGAAAAACCTTCTTCATCGATGCCCAGCAGATGGCACCTTTCAACAACCCGCCCGTTACGGCCGCCGGGGTCGGCGGATATACGCGTAAGACAGCCCTTTTCAAAGAGTTCGCCGACAGCCATTGGTCGGAGAGCAATCCCGACATCTACGCCGTCTGGCCGCGCCTGTCAACCGATGCCTATGACAATAGCAACAACTATCAACAAAGTACCTGGTGGATGCGCAACGGATCGTTTCTGCGTCTGAAACTGATCGAGTTGGGCTATACCTTGCCGCACAGCTTAACACGTAAAATCCGTATTGAAGACCTGCGTATTTATGTCAGTGGAGAAGATCTTTTTGCAGGCAGTAATTTCAAAATGTGGGACGTCGAAATGGGCGGTATGGGAATCGGTTATCCGATTCAGAAAAAATTCAATATAGGTCTGCAGGTTAAATTCTAA